The genomic segment ATAATAGATATGCTATAAAAGTAATACCGAATGCATTAGATTCTATCACTGTTTTTGATAAAAACGGGAAAGAACTGGGTAAGAAGAAATTTAATCCTTTAAATAGCACTTTCGAATATAATTTGCCTTAATTGAGGGAGGAATAATGGGATCTCCAATTTATACATTACAAGGAAGTGTGCGTGATCAAAATCTAAAACCTGTAGATAATAAAAAAATAGACTTGTTATTTGATAATAACCAGCTTTGTAGCCTTAATACAGAAAAAGATGGCACTTTTATATTCAACAACGATAAAGTAAAAGATATTTATGAAAATGACTCTGTTAAGTTGACATCTAGTATTGACGGTTATACAGTATCTAATATTTCTATAAGCCGGAAAACAAGCCAGATGCCCAATGGAATGGAAGTTAGAGTTGTTTCTGCTGTAATTGATGTGAAAAGGAATAAGATATTAGGTTTTTTATAGAATATTAGGAAAAATCGATGATTGGTCATAAAATAAGAAAGTACAGAAAATTAAGAGGACTTACGCAAGACGGTCTTGCACGGAAGGCAGACATTCCTTATACTACATTAAACAAGATAGAAATCGGCGATATTAAGCACCCAAGGATTGACACTATTGGGAAGATCGCTGGTGCATTAAAGGTTAAAATAGACAAATTGGTGAACGGATAATAAAATGAACAAACAGGAATTAATAAAAAAATTGCAGGATATAGAATGGGAAGATTTTGAGGTTAAAGAAGCAAAGTCAGACCTTCCAAAAAATATCTGGGAGACTGTCAGCGCTTTTTCAAATACTGCAGGTGGTTGGCTTATACTTGGAGTATCAAAGTCAGGCAATACGTATGATATAATGGGCATTGATAATCCTGTAAAGATTGAAAGTGACTTTCTTACTGCTCTCCGCGGGGATAAGTTCAATAAGAAAATACCAGTTAAATGCAAAAAATACAGGATTAACAATAAAACAATATTCGGATTTTATATTCCATCGGTTTCAGCCAAAGATAAACCAGTCTATTTTAACGCTGTCACTAACGCTTTTATCAGGACTGGCAGCGGAGACCAGCGGGCAACAAGAGAAGAAATTGACGCACTGTACAGGAATTCCTCGTTTGAAGAAAAAGACCAGGAACGTACAAAATATACAATAAAAGATTTGGACAAGAAGTCTATAGACGGTTATAGACAGTACTTTAAAACGGTTAATGAAGGGCACCACTTTAACGAACTCTCTGACGCGGCTTTTCTCAATAGTTTACGGGTTACAATAAAAGACAGGGTCACATACGGCGGATTGCTATTGTTTGGCAAAGACCTGCCGCTTGCCCATACATTTTCCAATTATCACATTGATTACCTGGAAATCCCCGGAATATCTTATGAAGACGGCCCAACCAGATACACTTACAGGTTGACCTCTGAACAGAACATCTACAGGTCTTTCTTTGATATTTACGACAGGCTTTCAAAGAGAGTAGATGTCCCTTTTAAACTCGTAGGGCCATTTGGAGACAACAATCCACCGCAATTGCAGGCAATCCGGGAAGCCCTTGTGAATATGCTTATACATTCGGATTACTACAGCGCCATCGTTCCCAGGGTGAGAGTATTTTCTGACAGGATTGAATTCTTCAATCCTGGGACTTTGCCAAAAAGCATCGAGGACATACTGAAAGAGGGCTTTTCCCAACCCAGAAACCCTATAGTTGCAAAGGCGTTCAGGTATATCCGGTTGGCTGATACTATAGGTTCCGGTTTCTATAAAATGTTTAATGGCTGGCAGAGTTACTACAAAAACAAACCAGAAATAACAGGCGACATTGACTATTACAGGATAATGTTCAAGTTCGGGGCTAAGTCATCTGGTGCCCCCATAAATGTCCCTGAAAATGTCCCTATAAATGTCCCTGAAAAAAGAAATGATATTATCCTGTTGCAAATAGCAAAAAATAATAAGATTACCATCCCTCAATTATCAAAGCTTTTAAAAGTTAATGACAAAACAATTAAAAGAGATATAGAAAACCTGAAAAATAAAGGTCTTTTAAAGCGGGTGGGCGCACGTAAAGGTGGCAATTGGGAAGTTATCAAGGATGAAAAAAGACAGTAAGGTTCTTACGGTTATAAATCCTGGCTGTTTTCTCAAGACGGAGAAAGATAGCCGGGGCACTCAAGGTCAAAATAGACAAATTGGTGAACGGATAATAGCATGGTCGAGAAAAGAATAATTTCTGATTTAACATTCATTACGAACGAAGGGAATAGAACTCTTTTAGACAGATTTAATATTCTTATTAAAGATACCAGATTTTTTGATGTTCTAGTAG from the Elusimicrobiota bacterium genome contains:
- a CDS encoding helix-turn-helix domain-containing protein, with the protein product MIGHKIRKYRKLRGLTQDGLARKADIPYTTLNKIEIGDIKHPRIDTIGKIAGALKVKIDKLVNG
- a CDS encoding putative DNA binding domain-containing protein, with translation MNKQELIKKLQDIEWEDFEVKEAKSDLPKNIWETVSAFSNTAGGWLILGVSKSGNTYDIMGIDNPVKIESDFLTALRGDKFNKKIPVKCKKYRINNKTIFGFYIPSVSAKDKPVYFNAVTNAFIRTGSGDQRATREEIDALYRNSSFEEKDQERTKYTIKDLDKKSIDGYRQYFKTVNEGHHFNELSDAAFLNSLRVTIKDRVTYGGLLLFGKDLPLAHTFSNYHIDYLEIPGISYEDGPTRYTYRLTSEQNIYRSFFDIYDRLSKRVDVPFKLVGPFGDNNPPQLQAIREALVNMLIHSDYYSAIVPRVRVFSDRIEFFNPGTLPKSIEDILKEGFSQPRNPIVAKAFRYIRLADTIGSGFYKMFNGWQSYYKNKPEITGDIDYYRIMFKFGAKSSGAPINVPENVPINVPEKRNDIILLQIAKNNKITIPQLSKLLKVNDKTIKRDIENLKNKGLLKRVGARKGGNWEVIKDEKRQ